The following coding sequences are from one Aliarcobacter skirrowii CCUG 10374 window:
- a CDS encoding sulfite oxidase, whose protein sequence is MSNKKVKTIGIHEAYANDPIKADLDIFGREANPTTRRGFLKKSSLLAMAAVVGSNIPYAQNMPSGLIPAALANSDLPFSIPGKEGLIYLNDRPINAETPPHLLNDEFTPDKHFFIRNNGTPPAMQDIDVKNWTLEISGESCKNPTTFTIDELKSKFKHYTYALTLECGGNGRAEFNPPTKGNQWELGAIGCGRWTGVRLKDVLESCGIKKDAVYIGYYGKDTHLSGDPTKVSISRGVPIEKALENEVLIAWAYEGNDIPHQNGYPLRLVIGGWPASVSGKWLSKIVVRNKVHDGEKMMGQSYRMPCEPVAPGANVPNENMCIIESMPVKSLITFPKSGITHSLNDKLKLNGKAWAGDLKVKDMYVSIDFGATWEKAKINKPLNKTAWQTWEASVKFPQKGYYEVWARATDSSGKMQPVIIPGWNPRGYLNNACHRIAVQVV, encoded by the coding sequence ATGAGTAATAAAAAAGTTAAGACTATTGGAATTCATGAGGCTTATGCAAATGATCCAATAAAAGCTGATTTAGATATCTTTGGAAGAGAGGCTAATCCAACAACAAGAAGAGGATTTTTGAAAAAGAGTTCACTTTTGGCAATGGCTGCTGTTGTTGGATCAAATATTCCATACGCACAAAATATGCCAAGTGGATTAATTCCAGCAGCACTAGCAAACTCTGATTTACCATTTTCAATTCCTGGTAAAGAGGGTTTAATTTACTTAAATGATAGACCAATAAATGCTGAAACACCACCTCATTTATTAAATGATGAGTTTACACCTGATAAACATTTCTTTATTAGAAACAATGGTACACCACCAGCTATGCAAGATATTGATGTGAAAAATTGGACTTTGGAAATATCAGGGGAGAGTTGTAAAAATCCTACAACATTTACTATTGATGAGTTAAAAAGTAAATTCAAACACTACACTTATGCATTAACACTAGAGTGTGGAGGAAATGGAAGAGCTGAGTTTAATCCACCTACAAAAGGAAATCAATGGGAGCTTGGAGCTATTGGTTGTGGAAGATGGACAGGAGTTAGATTAAAAGATGTTTTAGAGTCTTGTGGAATTAAAAAAGATGCCGTTTATATTGGATATTACGGGAAAGACACTCACTTAAGTGGAGATCCTACTAAAGTTTCAATAAGTAGAGGAGTTCCGATTGAAAAAGCTTTAGAAAATGAAGTTTTAATAGCTTGGGCTTATGAAGGAAATGATATTCCTCATCAAAATGGTTATCCTTTAAGACTTGTAATTGGTGGATGGCCAGCTTCTGTTTCTGGAAAATGGTTAAGCAAAATTGTAGTTAGAAATAAAGTTCATGATGGTGAAAAAATGATGGGACAATCATATAGAATGCCTTGTGAACCTGTTGCTCCAGGAGCAAATGTACCAAATGAAAATATGTGTATAATTGAATCTATGCCTGTAAAATCACTAATCACATTCCCAAAATCAGGTATTACTCACTCTTTAAATGATAAATTAAAGCTAAATGGAAAAGCATGGGCTGGAGATTTAAAAGTTAAAGATATGTATGTTTCAATAGATTTTGGTGCAACTTGGGAAAAAGCAAAAATTAATAAACCACTAAATAAAACTGCGTGGCAAACTTGGGAAGCAAGTGTTAAATTCCCACAAAAAGGATACTATGAAGTTTGGGCAAGGGCAACTGATAGTAGTGGAAAAATGCAGCCAGTTATTATTCCAGGGTGGAATCCAAGAGGTTATTTAAACAACGCTTGTCACAGAATCGCTGTTCAAGTTGTATAA
- the queA gene encoding tRNA preQ1(34) S-adenosylmethionine ribosyltransferase-isomerase QueA, with amino-acid sequence MSDFLKTSSYDFTLPQELIATTPAIPADSAKLLVYNRANNTITHTIFKNILDFLPQDLTIFLNDTKVIKARVFGKKETGANIELLLNKPLFMDRFLVLIKGKVKIGATLTFDEKLKAKVLELNEDGTRVVEFYLDNKKLDFTSLIEILNKIGHIPLPPYMNREDNKDDEKNYQTLFAKNYGAVAAPTASLHFTSELLEELEKKYGLNYLTLHVGAGTFKPVDVEDILSHPMHSEYFEISIDCKTKIDKAKNILAVGTTVTRTLEFYARKNMICGECDLFLNPSNKPIIVNHLLTNFHLPKSTLIMLVASFIGLEKTLEIYNEAIKNNYRFYSYGDAMLII; translated from the coding sequence TTGAGCGATTTTTTAAAAACTTCAAGCTATGACTTTACTCTTCCTCAAGAGCTAATAGCTACAACTCCAGCAATTCCTGCTGATAGTGCAAAACTTTTAGTTTATAATAGAGCAAACAATACTATAACTCACACAATTTTTAAAAATATTTTAGATTTTTTACCACAAGATTTGACAATATTTTTAAATGATACAAAAGTTATAAAAGCTAGAGTTTTTGGTAAAAAAGAGACAGGTGCTAACATAGAACTTCTATTAAATAAACCACTTTTTATGGATAGATTTTTAGTTTTGATAAAAGGAAAAGTTAAAATTGGAGCAACATTAACTTTTGATGAAAAGCTAAAAGCAAAAGTATTAGAACTAAATGAAGATGGAACTAGAGTTGTAGAGTTTTATTTAGATAATAAAAAATTAGATTTTACCTCTTTGATTGAAATTTTAAATAAAATTGGGCATATCCCACTTCCCCCCTATATGAATAGAGAAGATAATAAAGATGATGAAAAAAATTATCAAACACTTTTTGCAAAAAATTATGGAGCAGTAGCAGCTCCTACAGCTTCTCTTCATTTTACAAGTGAACTTTTAGAAGAACTAGAAAAAAAATATGGTCTAAACTATCTTACACTTCATGTGGGAGCTGGTACATTTAAACCAGTTGATGTTGAAGATATTTTATCTCACCCAATGCACAGTGAATATTTTGAGATAAGCATTGATTGTAAAACAAAAATAGATAAAGCAAAAAATATCTTAGCAGTTGGTACAACTGTTACAAGAACTTTAGAGTTTTATGCAAGAAAAAATATGATTTGTGGAGAGTGTGATCTTTTTTTAAATCCAAGTAATAAACCAATTATTGTAAATCATCTTCTTACAAACTTTCATCTTCCAAAATCAACTTTGATTATGTTGGTTGCTTCATTTATTGGTTTAGAAAAAACTTTAGAAATATATAATGAAGCTATAAAAAACAACTATAGATTTTACTCTTATGGCGATGCCATGCTAATAATTTAA
- a CDS encoding exonuclease domain-containing protein, with translation MIHYILFDTETTGTAQEDRVIQFGSMILNQKGDLEVFDELCFSDIPIKLEAMEVHNITTDMIKDKPRACETKFYQRLAELNSSENYLIAHNINFDLQMLEKEGFKNKLQLIDTLRCARHIYPKLPYHRLQYLRYALELYKNEDEEAKKLNIVIKAHDAIGDVLVMKLFLSKLVAKIKDEFPSINPMKKLVELTLTPVFIKTFKFGKYKGENIEDVAKKDPNYLNWMRNNMELDEDMQYTLDKVLEK, from the coding sequence TTGATACATTACATTTTATTTGATACAGAAACAACAGGTACAGCACAAGAGGATAGAGTTATTCAATTTGGAAGTATGATTTTAAATCAAAAAGGTGATTTAGAAGTTTTTGATGAGTTATGTTTTAGTGATATACCCATAAAACTTGAAGCTATGGAAGTTCATAATATAACTACTGATATGATAAAAGATAAACCAAGGGCTTGTGAAACAAAATTTTATCAAAGATTGGCTGAGCTAAATAGTAGTGAAAACTATCTAATAGCACACAATATAAATTTTGATTTACAGATGTTAGAAAAAGAGGGATTTAAAAACAAACTTCAACTAATTGATACTTTAAGATGTGCAAGACATATATATCCTAAACTACCTTATCATAGACTTCAATATTTAAGATATGCACTTGAACTTTATAAAAATGAAGATGAAGAGGCAAAAAAACTAAATATAGTTATAAAAGCTCACGATGCCATAGGAGATGTACTTGTGATGAAGCTATTTTTATCAAAACTTGTTGCAAAAATAAAAGATGAATTTCCAAGTATAAATCCTATGAAAAAACTGGTTGAATTAACACTTACTCCAGTATTTATAAAAACTTTTAAATTTGGAAAATATAAGGGTGAAAATATCGAAGATGTTGCAAAAAAAGATCCAAACTATTTAAACTGGATGAGAAACAATATGGAGCTTGATGAAGATATGCAATATACTTTAGATAAAGTTCTAGAAAAATAG